The Pontibacter korlensis sequence TGGGGGTAAGATTTCCAAGCGCGAAGCCGCTGCGAGCGGAAGCCAGAGCCAGCCAGGAAGTGGAATTGCAATGTTTTACTGGAGGCTTTTTCTTAGGCAGCCCTTCTTTGTTGATATAATTCTTCCTCAACCTGGCTAGGGGTCAGGTAGCCCAGTGCCGAATGCCTCCGCTTGCGGTTGTAGAAGCCCTCGATGTATTCGAACACGGCCAGCCTGGCCTCTTGTCTGGTGGCGAACCTGTGGTGGTAAACCATTTCGGTCTTCATCGTCTTAAAGAAGCTCTCTGCCACGGCGTTGTCCCAACAGTTGCCCTTGCGGCTCATGCTCTGCAGCACGGGCATCCCCTCCAGCTGCTCCCTGAAGGCGCTGCAGGAATACTGCACGCCCCGGTCAGAGTGGAAGAGCAACTCCCCGCTCAAGGGCCTGTTGCTGAGAGCCATCTGGAAGGCGGCCACCGTGGTGGCCTCCGCCTCCATGGTCTGGCTCAACGCCCAGCCCACCGCCTTCCGGTCGGCCAGGTCCAGCACAGCCGTCAGGTAGAGCCAGCCCTCTTCTGTTCTGATGTAGGTGATGTCCGACACCCACTTTTCGGCCGGTCTGGCTGCGGTAAAGTCCCGGTTGAGATAGTTCTCTGCCACTGTGAGGCTGTGGTTGGAGTCAGTGGTATTGATCCTGTATTTCTTCCGTACAATGCTCTGAATCTGATGTTTTCGCATCAACCTGGCGATGCGGGGACGGGAGGCCTGGATGCCCTGCTCCTTTAGCTCAAAGCTGATGCGGGGGCTGCCGTAGCGGCCCCTGCTCTGCTCATGCACCTGCCTGATCTGGGCCACCAGGCGCTCTTCTCTGAGCTCCCTTAGCCCCACCGGGTGCTTGAGCCAGTAGTAGAATCCGCTGCTGCTCACCCTCAGGACTTTGCACATCTTCTCTACGGGAAATTGGTTCCGGTGCTCTTCTACGAATCCGTATACCGCCCGTCTCCCTTGGAGAAGATGCTGATGGCCTTTTTTAGGATATCTCGCTCCAGCTGCGCCTCCTTTAGCTCTTTCTGCAACCTTTTGATCTCTTTTTGCTCGTCCGTTAAACCTTCGGCCGACCTTATGGGTGTGCCCTCCTTCTGGCGCCACTTGCTAAGTCTGCCGGGGTCAATGCCCAGCTCCAGAGCCACTTCCTTTACCGATCCCCTGGCGTAGGTCAGATCAATGGCCATCCGCTTGAAGGAGGCGTCATATTCTCTTTTTTCCATAACAGCTAAATATAACACTTTCTGTGAAGCTGCCTTTCAATAAGCCTCCAGTCAAAGGTAGCAAGTTCAGTTTCTATATGCCATAGTGTACCGGAGGCACGAAGGCGGCTGGCTGTGCGGCAGCTGGCCCGCAGGCGAGCATAACATGGGCTGCGGCTGGGCTGGCCGTGGCTGAACGGAGTGAGGCGGCGGACAGCCCAGAGAGCAGCCGTTATACTATGGAACAGGCGGCGGAAAAGCAAAAGCCCATCCTACTTGGACAGGCTTCTGTAGTTTATAATCTAAATATAGACATGGGACACAAACTCGCGTCAGCAAGATGCTTCTTTGTGATTAGCTAGACGTAAAAACGGAATAAAGACTAGTACCAGTTTAGCCTAACAACCAGCACCTGTTGGTCCCATCACATACATGACTGTGCAAGTCAGTATTATACATGTTACTGAACAAATAATAACTATATTTATCCCTTTACTGTATTCATCGGCTCTTAACTCTATATCAGCAAGTGTAGAGTATTTGATTGTCCTTAAATGCAAAAGAGCAACCATCGCTCCCCACACCAGAAAAACTAACACAATTAAATAGTCATCAAAAAAACATTGCCAGTGTAAAGGAGCTCGTTCAATCAATATCCTGATAGGAACAAAGATGAAACAAGTAGCTAAGAAAGCTAAAAATAACTTTGCCCAGAATGCACTTAGAAGGTGTTCTTCCTTCTTCCGGTATTTTAAATAAAGAGATGTAATCATTAGATTTACTATGTTTAGCTCTCTCATCTTTTATTAAATTTAGAAATAAATGAATTATATTCAACATATTCGTCAATACCAGTAGCTACAGCATCTTTAACTCCAGTAGCCTCGGCCACACCTCCAACTAACCCTCCTAAGGGTCCTGTTCCCATTAAGGCAATATCAACAGCGAAAATAAGTCCGTTTCCTATAGTTGGCTTATTCATTAATTTTACTAATGATATTCCCGCACTAGTAGCTCCTAAAACTTTTCCGGTTACACTAGCATATCTCATGTAACCTTTATAAGGGCTCATATCCCCCCCTAAATGCGTTGCTACCACTCCTAGCCCTCCTTTTACATCATTGTTCATTCCTAGGTAATTAACTACAGTATTCATTTTGTCAAGCACTACATTTTCTTTAACTGGAGTTAGATCATTTTGCACTTCCTTCCATGCACTGAAAGCGGACTTCCCATCAGGAACCCATTCCCTATGAGTGCCTCTATCATAACTATCAATGTTGATTGTGCTCACTAGCTTAGATCCATTACTTAGGCGTCCTAATCCACCTTCCATTTCACCTTCAACAAAGGAGTTTGCCTGATCTATAGAAGGAGAATTTCCTAGAGCATTTCTTTCTATATCTAGATAAGTCATAAAGCGTTCTATCTCCTCCTTCTTATCTGTTTTATATCCTCCATTCGTTGCCTCCCAAAGACCCAGAAGATCAATATATCTTACTGGGTTATTTAAACCGTATCGGTATGGGCTTAGGCTCTCGGCCCAATGTGCAACAGCATCTGGAGAATGCCATCTGCCTATCTGTGGATCATAGTTTCTAAAACCATAGTTAATCCAGTTCAGCCCCAACTCCGTCTGCCTCTCCTTTCCGTTGTACTGGAAGAGGTGGTCCGGCGTTCCCTGCCTTTCGATGCCGGCCAGGTTGAGGCCCCAAGGGTCGTAGTGGTTCTCCTGCACCAGGATGCCGTGGCGGTGCTCCACCTCCAGGTCATCAAAGTACACGTCCACGTCCTCCACGGCGTCATGGCGCACCTCCACCCGCAGGTAGCCGGCCTTCTGGATCACCGGCACCGTAAGCTCCAGCATCTGGTGCGCCCCATTGAGCGAGGCCAGGTCCGTCACCGCCGCCTGGCCGTTGAGCCTAATATAGCCTGCCTCTAGGGTATCGCCGCTGAACTCCTCATCAAAGAGTATCCAGTGCAGGGAAGCCGTCGGAGCCGCCCCGGCGTCCGCGCCGCCAAGGGTGGCCACCACCGAGCCGGTGCTGTTCTTCACCTGCGTCAGGCCGCCGGCGTCGGTCACGGCCGTGTAGCCGGTGGCCGTGCCCAACAGGGCCCCGGCGATCACCGAGGCGTCCACCTGGCTGCGCCGCAAATCTACGTATTTGGCGTAAACTTTCGCCGTCACCGTGTCGCCCGGCAGCACCCTCAGGCTCAGCCCCGGCGTGGCCACGGCCCCGCGGTAGCTGTTGAGGCGCACCGCCTCGGTGGATGCCCCCACTGGGTAGGCCGTCTTGTGGGTATGGTCCAACCCCTCGTTGACACCGATCTTCGTGTTCTCAAAGCCGGTGAACTGCCTCTCCAGGCTGTCCCGCTCGGTCTCCATCGTGGCCAGGTGCACGTCCACAGCCCCCGGCTCGGCAAAGGTCACGCGCAGGTTGCCCAGGTGGTCCTTGAGGTGGTACTCGTAGCGCCAGCCGTCGCCCACGCCCGGCTCCTGCACCACGCGGCCCTCGGCCGTGTGCGCGAAGAGCGTGTCGCCCTGGTGCACGAACATGCCCACGTAGTCGGTCACCACTGAGTCCTTGCCCGTGGCGTACACGGTCTTGCGCAGCTTCTGGCCCCCGGCCGTGTAGTAGAAGCGCACGCTGCCCTGGTTGGTGATGGTCACCTTCGCAGGCAGGTTGAGCTGGTTGTAGGTCACCTTCGTGATCTTCTTGTTCTGGTCGGCCGTCATGTTGCCGTTGGCATCGTAGCCGTACTCCCAGGTGCTGGCCGTGCCCTCCGAGTAGGTGCGCGTCACGCCGTTAACAAAGTCGCCGGCCGGCCCCACCGTCTTCACCGCGTCGTTCACCGTGGCCAGACGGTTGCCCTCGTACCTGTAAGTGAGGTTATCCACCAGCCCCCAAGTGCGGGCCGCGGCAGGGTCATAGGCCTTGCCCGCGGTCATGCCGCGGCGCTGCAGCGAGAGGATGTTGCCGTTGTGGTCGTAGGTCAGCCCCGAGACGTTGTAGCGGTCCGTCTCAGCCGTCCAGCCCGAGCCGGTGTTAGCCTTGTACAAGCCGGACTTCAGGCGGCTGGCCTGGTCATAGCCGTAGCCGTAGCCGCGCTGCACTCCGTCTCCGATCGATGCCCAGAGCACCTCGGAGATGTTGCCGTTGAACTGCCCGGCAGTGCCCAGCTGCATACTCTCGTTGTAGGTGAGCTCCAGGCCGAACAGGTCCTTCCGCGGGTCACCCTCCTGCCCGACAAGCTGGCGGTCGTTGATCGAGGCAAGCCAGCCGCGGATGTTGTAGCGGTAGTCCACCTTCTGCAGGTAGTCCTTGCTGCCCTGCTTGTGCAGGCGCTTTTCCACCAGCTGGCCCAGCTCGTTGTAGCTGTTCTCTGAGAGCGTGACGGCCGGGAGCGAAGTAATAGTAGCCGCGTCTTGGCCCGTGCGCTGCAGGGTCTTGAGCGAGCGTCCCATGTGGTCGTAGGTGAAGGCGTTGTGCACAGCATAAGTGGCAGTTGTCCCCTTCTCATGCGTGGTGAGCGTCTCCAACACCTTGCCCGTGAAGTCGTATCGCGTGGTGGTGCGGTCTACCCCGCCCAGGTGGTTCTGTGCCACCGTCTGCACCGGGCGGTACTTCTCGTCGTAGAAGGTCGCCGTGGTCAGCCACAGCGGCACTTTGATTGACGGGTCGTTAGGGTCAGCCTTCTTGAGGTGGAGCGACTTGACGTAGGTGCCCGTCACCTGGCCGCGCACCCTGCTATTACTTGCTGTCACACCCGCCAAATGATCAGGCTTAAAGGCATAGCCGGAGAGGTAGCCGTAGTTGTAGTCGTCGTAGTAGGTCACCGAGAGCAGGTTCGCCTCCGTCACCGACGGGTAGGTGTTGGCTAGTGTGTAGCCCAGGCCGGTCGGGCCGGTTCTGGACTCAAATTGCGCGCGGCCCGCTCCAGCGTTATAAGCATCAACGGCTTTCTGCATGGCGTCTTGGCTGTTATTAGCCGTAGTGGTCACAAGCTCCCCTGTCATGATCGGGCGGCCCAGCACTTCATACTTGGTGAAGGACCACTTCCTCAGACCTCGCTGGTTAGCATCCTGCGTGAGGACCACCTCGTCGCGCTTGTTGTAGACCATCTGCACCGCGCCGGAGCCCGGCACCTGCTTCTCGATCAGTCTTCTTCGGCCGTCGTACTCGTATCGGAAGCACCAGCGGTCCTGGAAGGTGGGCGTGAGCGAGATCCGCCCCACCCCGTCCGGGGCAGGCAGCTCCTTGCGGTAGCCCTCAGGCTGGATCACCAGGCGCAGGTTGCCCAGGTCGTCGTAGAGGTACTGCGTGATCATGAAGCCTGCCTCTGTTTTGCTGTCCACCGTGGCCGCCTCCTGCACCTTCTTCATCACCACCCGGCCCTGCAGGTCCTTATACTCCACCGTCAGGGCACCCTGCTCATCGCGCGTCTCGGTCACGTACAGCATGCCTTTTTCATAAAAGCCTTGAGAGGTATAGGTTGCACTACGCGGGTAAAGTCCCTTGGTCGCCCAAGCAGCGCCATTCGCCAAAGTTGCTGTGTTACCATTTACCGATGCATCCGCAGCCGTTGTTCCTGTTCCCTCAGACATTCGCCAGTAGCCGGCAAGCCCTACTGCCGAAGAAGCAGCCACTTTTCGCATGCCACCAGCGATCTCGGCCTCTGTCTTTACAGTGCTCCACACCCGCAACTCATCAATGGCACCATTGAAGTACTGTGACCCGGACTGCCGCCCACCTATTCTGAAGTCGTTCTGAGTTGTGTTTGCATCCCCGATGGCTCCAGAAGCTGAATATGTGTGGGCTAGCCTGCCATTCAGGTAAGTCCTAACATAGCCTCCACCGTACGCCACGGCCACGTGACTCCAGGTGTAGAGCGGTGCCTTGGCGGTAGATTTAATCGCTTTCCAACCTGGTGAGGTATTGGCCAAAGCCCAGCCAACGCTGCCGTCAGGGTAGCGCGCAACCCAATACTCTCCCTCCTTGGAGGCAATGATTCCGCCGGAAGTAGCATTGCTCCCATTGCCTGTAGGGTAAATCCATGCCTCCACAGTCACCGACTCAGTCATCTTCAGTGGGGCCTTGTCGCCCACAAGCAGGTAGTCGTTCACGCCGTCAAAGCGCATAGCCGTGCCCATGGGGTTGTCGCTCTCAGACGGTGTGTAGGCGTTCACCTGCCACAGGCGCACCTCGCCCGCGACGTTCGCGCGCTGGATAAGCTTAATCGTGTGGTCCGTGCTTGTCTCTGCCGGCAGGCCATCCGGCTGCCAGGCCTCCCCCGGGGCGCCCTGCTTAAGCACCCGGTTCAGCGGGGATGCCTCATACACCGGAACGGCCCAAGGTTCCGAGGTCTTGGCAATCGTCGGGTTTGCCTGATTTGTAAGGCTGTAGAAGCCTGCCTGCTCAGCGGTGGCATCGGGCCTGTAGGCCCCGCCCTGCCCCATCACGTAGGGGAGGTAAGTCTTCTCTACCCGTCCCAAGGCGTCGTAGCTCACCGGAGTAACGATATCCTTCTTAAAGGGGCTACCTTGAGTCTGCACCGTCTGCAGCTCCCGTCCCAGCCCGTCGAAGTAGGTGATCTTCTGCACCACCTCGCCCACCGGCAGGCGGTCGGCATCGGCCGCGCTCTGTACACCAGCCTTCATCACAGTGTTCTCCACGATGTAGTTCATGTTCTGTGCGTCTCGTGCCAGCCTTACGGCCTTCCCCGGAGAGGTAGCCGTGTTTATCGCTCCGCTGTTGGCTACCCGGACGCTATAGATTCCTGAATCTTTGACCACCACGGTTCTACTCGTTGCGCCTGTAATAGCTACTCCGTCCCTCAGCCACTGATAAGTGGTGTAGGTGTAATTAGTAGAAAATGTCACACTAGCACCGGGAACAAGGTCTGTCGAACCACTTTGTACAGTCACTACCGGGGACGGGTAAATGGTCGCCGTTACAGCTCTGCGTCCACTCTCGCACCCTTGGCTGTTTCTGACAGACACATAGTAGGTTTTGGAGGAGGATAGATTAGGGGAATAGCTTGTGCCGGTGTGAAAATGCGTTCCCCCAGAGGATACGCTGTACCAATGGTAGGTGTAACCTGTGACAGGAGAGGAAACGTTCAACGTCACTGTACCTGCCCCGATGCGGGAGGAAGAGGATACAGTTGGTGTGGCTGGCGCCGGGTTCACCGTAACCACCGCACTGCCGCTCATGGTGGTGGCACAGCCGGAGGAGTTGGTGCCCACTACTGTGTAAGTACCCCCTACGGTCTGGTTGCCAAAGCTCAGAGCCGAGCCCGTGCCTGATATAGCTGATCCTACGTTTATCCCATCACGGCGCAATTGGTAACTTACACCGCCCTGGCTGCCGGAAAGCCCTACGGCCGCACTGCCGCCCGCACAGAAACTGCCACCACCAGTCATGCTGTAGACTGCCGGCTGGATGCTTGAAACGGAAACAGTATTGCTGGTAAACTCGCCATTGGGATTCCTGGCTTTCAGATAATAATTGCCATTCTGAGATACCGTGAAGTTAACTGTCTCACCGTTCCCTGTCGTTACTAGGCCGTTGGGGCCATACAAGTAATAACTGAATACGCAGTCTGCAGGAGGATAAGCCTGCAGCGTTGCACTGGAGCAGCCTTGGCTCACAAGTCTGAGAGATATGCTGTTACAGTATGTTCCGCCACCGCCACCACCGCCAGGAGGAGGCAAAGCATTGATTGAGACATCCTCCTTTTTTGTTTCATCCTTTTTTTTTGTTTCCTTCTCCTTTTTATCGTTCTGCGCAAAAGCAAGGATCGGCGCAAGGAGTAAAAGCATCAGTGCAAGTGAGGCTACTTGCTTGATTTTGTATAAGCTTGTCATATATAAGGGTGAATTCGGTGGTTATTTCCTGTAGTTGTACTCGTAGCTTTTCAATACATTACCCGCATCATCCTTCACCGCTTGAAGGCGACCAATACCGTCGTACTCATAATGGGTCGTGCGCCCGTTAGGATCGGTCTGGGTGGTCATGCCCACTAAAGGCACATAAGTGTAGGTGGTGACCATAGCGCCAGGCAGCTGGGAGCGCAACCCGTTGAGCTGGTCCAACTGCGCCTGGGAGGGTGTGGTACTGGTAGCCAAGGCCTCAACGGCCGCCATGCCCCCTAGCGCAGCCTCAACTTCTGCGTAGGAGGCATTGACTATCTGGGCGACAGGGTGCACCCTGCGGTAGGACCAGAGGTAGGTAACGTGAGGGCCTTTATCCTTGGAGACATCCAGCGGGTTGCCTTCCCTATCGTAGCCGTGGAAGCGAAGTAGTGGCTGGGGCGGTGTCCCATTAATAATCCGCTCTGTCAAGGCCGGCGCGAAGACACCCTCTCCCCAGCTTCCATAGACGGTTTTGTTCGCCTCTAACAGCACCCCGTCCCGGTAGCTTGCCTCCTCAACCACAGGCGAGAGCATCCCCTGCTGCTGCATCGCATCGTAAGGAGCCGTTCCGGTGAAGTCTACCGGATACTTGAGCCTGCTCTCTAGAATACCCCCTTTGCTGTCCGTCGTCTCTTGGCGGGTCAGCTGGTGAAGCTTCGGGGTGCGCTCATAGAAGTACTCCTCCCTCTCCGTCACGCTGTTGCCAGCATCATCGTAGGTTGTAACCGTCCTGCTTCTTGGCTTATCGAAACCGGTGTAACGCTTGTAGTAAGGAAGCTGCTTGGGGTAATAAATGTAATGTCCTTCAGGATTAGCCCTGCTTACCTGATAATTATCAACCCCATAATACCATCCAACATAGCCGGTATTATTAACACCATCAAAAAAGTCAGCGGGGGAGCTATCAATACGAATTTGATCCTCCTGATGGCTGATCATGTCCGTATTGATTTCCTCAACATAATCCTCATCTGACGAAATGGCAAGGTGGGGAGAGTTATCATAGTAAGTATATGTTTCTTCTTGCACTACATCCTCCCCCTTAAATAACTTTTTCCTTAATAACTTGCCCCTTAACCATTCCTGTGGCTCATACAGTCCTCTCTGTTGTCCCCGGTAGTATTCACTAAAGAAAGGCCGGGCAAATGAGTAGACGTAAGAAGTCCTTAGCAAGGGCTTGTTGGGAGAAAGAAAGTCTATGTCCTTCTCGTCAACGTACTCATACACACTATAAGCACCCGCTGTCGTCTCCAGAGGCAAAATGGAATTTGACTGCACAGTGAACCCCCAGTAGGCAAAGTCAGGATCCCATCCTGGAGTTACTACTTTTATATGTCTATGATGGTACTTTGGCAAAGCAGTCACACGGCCTGAAGAACTTGATGTGCCTGGAGTAATGTAACTAAATGCCTTTTGCCTAGCCAAAGCCCCGTCATAGTTGTAGTAGTTTATACTATCCACACGCAAGCCTCCTACGTGTATGAAATCTTCCTTAAGCTCCCTCCAGCGGATTGTGAAATTAGTACTGTGCCGCTGGTCATTTACTGGTGTTCCTGAGGCGTCATACTGGGTCATCTTAATGATCATTTCATACTCGCCGTTGTAGAGCATAATCGGGTCTGAGTTTGACCCGGTGCGCTTGTAAGGGTAGCTGCGGTCAGTGATAAAGAAATTCTTTATCAACTCCCTACTGTTGTCAGTTGGGTTTATGCGCTCGAGACGGAACTCAACATCGTTCTGCAGGTAGGAAAGCTCTTCATCATTGATGCCGAAGTCTGTATAACAAGACCATCCTAGTCCTATGTATTTATATCCATTGGAGATCGTAAAGCGTTTCCTAAAGTACCTCGTGTTGCCCTGTACTTCATTGGGCTCAGGATAGAAGTTATCCCTGGAATGGCCGCTGATGTACATGGATGCAAGTGTGTCCTTAAAACTATTGTCCTGGTAATCATCCAACAACTCTCTGGGAAACTCATGCAGAAGCCCCGCAAGGTTACTCCCGTACACAAACTCAGTTTTTCCTCCCTCCGGGTATTGGATGCTTTTCAGCACAAAGGCCTTGCTCTTCTCAGGTTGAACCCTCCTGTCACCTCCACTAAGCATCTCCGGAGCAACATTGGGAATGAAAGTTTGATTGTTGATTCCGTTGAAGTAGCCCCAGTGGTCTTGTGCATAGGAGTATTTACTCGGCAGAGGGCCCTCGTTATGGTAATCGAACCTGTATACGAGAGGAGCAGCGCCAGTACCGGTGACGGAGACAGAATCCAGGCGAAGTCTCTTATGCCTGTAGTCTGCGTTCGTGTTCATGTGTGGCCCCTCAAAAGCACTGCCTTGAAAATAGCTATAGTTAAAAACAACCTTGCGTACTAACACCCCATTCTTATCCCTAACCTCGATATCACTTAGCGCTTGGGTGGGCATATCTTCGCGAGGAACGGTTATGAAGCTGACTGTACCACTGGGAAAAGTAATAGTCTTTATTCTTGAGTCATAGTATTTAAGGTTTGAGTGGAAAACCTCCTCGCTATACCCATTACTCTCCAAATACGTGTACTTTTGCCCTGAAAGCTTTGAGGAGACATAGTCAAACCGGTCATAGGCAAAGTCAATGCTCTGATTGAAGGAGTTTGACACTCTCACAATCTGCCAACCATTATCCACTGTCTCGGAAGCCGTAGCCATATCCATTAGAGATATCTTACCGTCTTTCCCAAGTTCAACGAGTGCCCCACTTGGAAGCCTTAAGGCAAACTGGTCAATTTTGCCGTTCACTTTGTCATAAGCAATATCGACGTCTTCCTTGGGAAAGGTAATGAACTTATTCATGTGCTGACTATACATAAACTTTCCTGAGGTGCCCGGGACAGAATAGTAAAATTCATCAGGCATATAGTCTCTATTTCCGTACTTAGCTGATCTTATGTAATCTTTCCGAAGATTTAGGTAAGGGTCTTCATTGATATTAGGCAGGCTCAAATAGTAGGAAACAGTGTTTCCATAATTCGTCTCCGATAGGTAATATTCCTCATCAGGCTCTCCTTTTACCACCCGGGTAACCTGCCCGCCATAGGAGAGGCTCCATCCAAGACCAACCCAGGTGGCCTCTTGGTCTACACGGATACCGCCGGCATGGTAGTTCAGGGAGATGGGCACTGTCACGTCCTTAATGGATATCTCATAGAGCGGTATGCTGATGTTAGGCACTCCAGTGAAAGTCGAGACTGGAGTTTCTACGAATCGATTCAAAGCACTGACTTCCGGGGTTTTTACATTTACAACATTTGGTACTGTCTGTGCGTGGGACTGTCCGATGAGGAGCAGCAGGCAGAACAGGATTAGCGTTCTCATGCATGCAGCTTTAGAAAGCTTTATTCGGTATAAGTTCGTCATATGTAAGGGTGTATCGGGTGGTTATTTTCTGTAGTAGTACTCATAGCTCTGCAGCACACCGCCCGCCTCGTCCTTCGCCGCCTGAAGGCGGCGAAGGACGAGGCGGGCGTATTTGAAATGGGGCGTGTGCCCGTCGGGGTCGGTGTGGAACATTATGCCTACCAAAGGCTGATAGGTGTAGTTGGTGACCTTGGCTACAGGATGGTCAAAGACGGTGTCCATAGAGGCCGGAGCGCATGGAGCAGATAGACTAAAGGCGTGGCAGAGGGCAGGAACTCTGCACTGGTACAACATTTTAAACATAAGTTCGTTTATAGCTTGGGTCGTATGGCGCTTTTCAGCAATGGCGCTAATTTAGACACCCGCCTTCTTCCCAAAAAAGGAAGACTCTGCTCTTCTTATCACTATTCAATAATAAACAATAACTTATCTTTTAAGATGATTAGCCCACAGGGGAAGTATTTGTTGCAGACAGAGGCTATACGCTACTGCTTAAAAGTAACGTAAGAGGAATGGTTGAAATTAGTGAACAGAGTGCTTAATATCGTAGGATTTAGGCAACTATAACACATGTTATGTAAACCAAATGAAGTTTCAAGGTCGCAAATCCTACTGCCTATGGGTAGAGGATGTGTGTACAGTTATAACTTTACCCGATTTGTAATGAAGCAATAATATTTTGCTACTTTTCCTCCTTCGACATCAATCTGTCCCTTAGCCGCTGCATGTCCTCCCCCACCTTCACATCGAGTATCTTGGCGTAGTGCTGAGTAATCCTCAGGTTGGTATGGCCCAGCATCTTCGAGACTCTCTCCATCGGCACCCCGTTGAGCAGCTTGACGGCGGTGGCGAAGGTGTGGCGGGCGGTGTGGAAGGTCATCTGCTTTTAAATCCCGCAAAGGGCGGCGATCTCCTTCAAGTAAGCGTTCATCTTCTGGTTGCTCGGCACCGGCAGCACCCTCCCTTCATGAAGGCACTGCGGGTGCAGTCTGTACTTATTGATGATACTGAGCGCTGTTGGCAGCAGGGGAATCCGGGAGGGCGTGTCCGTTTTCTGTCTCTGCTTGAATATCCACTGCTCCCCGTCAATACCCTTTTGTATGTCCGTGTGCCTCAGCTTCTGCACGTCCACATAGGCAAGGCCCGTGAAGCAGCTGAACAGGAAGATGTCCCGCACCTGCGCCAGGCGTTCTGTAGGAAACTCCTTTTCCGCCAGCCGCTGCAGCTCGTCCTCTGAGAGGAACACCCGCTCCACTGTCTTTACCTTGGATTTATAGTTTGCGAAGGGATCTGAGGAAATCCACCCGTTGGCCAGGCAGATGCGGATGATCTTGCCGAAGTTCTTGATGTACTTGACGGCAGTGTTGTTGGAGCACTTGCGTACGCTGCGCAGGTAGAATTCATAGTCGGAGACAAAGGCATGGTTTATCTCACTGATCTCCATGTCCTCCACCCCGTACTTCCACTTCATAAACTCCTGCGTGTGCTTGAGTGAAGTGGTGTAGCGCTCCAGGGTGCCGGGGGCAAACCCATCCCCGACCAGGGCCGCTGCCTTGGTGCCTATGGCGCGACCCGCGGAGGAAATCCACCTCTCTGGCTCAACAGACCTGCTTGTGGTTAACTCAGCCCGCTTGCCGGCCACAGTGACACGCAGGTAGATCGGCACGGGGCCTGTTTGGTAGTTCTTCGGTTTCTTCAGGTAAAAGAGGAGACTGAAATTGATGCTCATAACGGTGACTTAAAAGGTTAAACAAAAGTAGCCTTGCAGTCAACCGCAGTCAAGATGCACAGTTTCCGTACACCTTGTTTATCAACCAGTTACACCTCTATTCGGTGAGAAAATTGTGGATTTTAAGGAACTCACCGGACAACTCACCTAAAGTATAGGAAAAGGTACAAAATTTAGGAGCCTGGTAAAAACAAAAAAGCCTGCAAATAAAAATTTGCAGGCTTTGCAGAGAGTGAGGGATTCGAACCCCCGGACCTGTTACAGTCAACGGTTTTCAAGACCGCCGCGTTCGACCACTCCGCCAACTCTCTGTCTTAATTCGTGTACAAAAGTATGGGCTCTGATTGATTTTACCAAACGATACGGCAAAATTTTTCTTCACTTTTTAGATCATCACACACAACCTCCTGATCATCAAATACAAAAATTACTCCTGCAGCTTCACAAAAATATTCGCCTGCATGCTC is a genomic window containing:
- a CDS encoding tyrosine-type recombinase/integrase; the protein is MTFHTARHTFATAVKLLNGVPMERVSKMLGHTNLRITQHYAKILDVKVGEDMQRLRDRLMSKEEK
- a CDS encoding site-specific integrase; translated protein: MSINFSLLFYLKKPKNYQTGPVPIYLRVTVAGKRAELTTSRSVEPERWISSAGRAIGTKAAALVGDGFAPGTLERYTTSLKHTQEFMKWKYGVEDMEISEINHAFVSDYEFYLRSVRKCSNNTAVKYIKNFGKIIRICLANGWISSDPFANYKSKVKTVERVFLSEDELQRLAEKEFPTERLAQVRDIFLFSCFTGLAYVDVQKLRHTDIQKGIDGEQWIFKQRQKTDTPSRIPLLPTALSIINKYRLHPQCLHEGRVLPVPSNQKMNAYLKEIAALCGI
- a CDS encoding RHS repeat protein, which encodes MRTLILFCLLLLIGQSHAQTVPNVVNVKTPEVSALNRFVETPVSTFTGVPNISIPLYEISIKDVTVPISLNYHAGGIRVDQEATWVGLGWSLSYGGQVTRVVKGEPDEEYYLSETNYGNTVSYYLSLPNINEDPYLNLRKDYIRSAKYGNRDYMPDEFYYSVPGTSGKFMYSQHMNKFITFPKEDVDIAYDKVNGKIDQFALRLPSGALVELGKDGKISLMDMATASETVDNGWQIVRVSNSFNQSIDFAYDRFDYVSSKLSGQKYTYLESNGYSEEVFHSNLKYYDSRIKTITFPSGTVSFITVPREDMPTQALSDIEVRDKNGVLVRKVVFNYSYFQGSAFEGPHMNTNADYRHKRLRLDSVSVTGTGAAPLVYRFDYHNEGPLPSKYSYAQDHWGYFNGINNQTFIPNVAPEMLSGGDRRVQPEKSKAFVLKSIQYPEGGKTEFVYGSNLAGLLHEFPRELLDDYQDNSFKDTLASMYISGHSRDNFYPEPNEVQGNTRYFRKRFTISNGYKYIGLGWSCYTDFGINDEELSYLQNDVEFRLERINPTDNSRELIKNFFITDRSYPYKRTGSNSDPIMLYNGEYEMIIKMTQYDASGTPVNDQRHSTNFTIRWRELKEDFIHVGGLRVDSINYYNYDGALARQKAFSYITPGTSSSSGRVTALPKYHHRHIKVVTPGWDPDFAYWGFTVQSNSILPLETTAGAYSVYEYVDEKDIDFLSPNKPLLRTSYVYSFARPFFSEYYRGQQRGLYEPQEWLRGKLLRKKLFKGEDVVQEETYTYYDNSPHLAISSDEDYVEEINTDMISHQEDQIRIDSSPADFFDGVNNTGYVGWYYGVDNYQVSRANPEGHYIYYPKQLPYYKRYTGFDKPRSRTVTTYDDAGNSVTEREEYFYERTPKLHQLTRQETTDSKGGILESRLKYPVDFTGTAPYDAMQQQGMLSPVVEEASYRDGVLLEANKTVYGSWGEGVFAPALTERIINGTPPQPLLRFHGYDREGNPLDVSKDKGPHVTYLWSYRRVHPVAQIVNASYAEVEAALGGMAAVEALATSTTPSQAQLDQLNGLRSQLPGAMVTTYTYVPLVGMTTQTDPNGRTTHYEYDGIGRLQAVKDDAGNVLKSYEYNYRK